A single genomic interval of Salmo trutta chromosome 13, fSalTru1.1, whole genome shotgun sequence harbors:
- the LOC115205273 gene encoding P2Y purinoceptor 4: MDSAIHSHLVQNRSSLILHAGYSNDTCRFNEEFKYILLPVSYSLVCVLGLVLNSVALWMFLTKMRPWNTSTVYMFHLALSDFLYVLSLPTLIYYYANRSHWPFGVAACKIVRFLFYANLYCSILFLTCTSVHRYLGICHPIKALTMVKPRHAHVVCGMVWVAVTACLVPNLIFVTTSQRDNDTLCHDTTSPEQFEEYVDYSSTVMVLLFGVPFMVIMVCYCLMARALCRPRRGLSPSQRSSPSRTKSIKLIVVVLVVFAVCFVPFHITRTLYYTYRVLDAKCEFLNIVNFAYKITRPLASVNSCIDPLLYFLAGDHYRAKLVKALTGKRQTTTSRSAAYLQNRPSSNHEIAMVYKNPDSKASGEPER, translated from the coding sequence ATGGACTCAGCTATCCACAGCCACCTTGTGCAGAACCGGTCCAGTCTGATTCTGCATGCTGGGTATTCCAACGACACCTGTCGCTTCAATGAGGAGTTTAAGTACATCTTACTGCCTGTGTCCTACAGCCTGGTGTGTGTTCTGGGTCTGGTGCTGAACTCAGTGGCTCTGTGGATGTTCCTGACCAAGATGCGACCGTGGAACACCAGCACCGTCTACATGTTCCACCTGGCCCTGTCAGACTTCCTGTACGTTCTCTCCCTGCCCACCCTCATCTACTACTACGCTAACCGCAGCCACTGGCCCTTTGGCGTTGCCGCCTGCAAGATCGTTCGCTTCTTATTCTACGCCAACCTCTACTGCAGCATCCTCTTCCTCACCTGCACCAGCGTCCACCGCTACCTGGGCATCTGCCACCCCATCAAGGCCCTGACCATGGTGAAGCCGCGCCATGCCCACGTCGTGTGTGGCATGGTGTGGGTTGCCGTCACGGCGTGTCTGGTGCCCAACCTCATCTTCGTCACCACCAGTCAGAGGGACAACGACACGCTGTGTCACGATACGACCAGTCCGGAACAGTTTGAGGAGTATGTGGACTACAGCTCTACGGTCATGGTCCTGCTGTTCGGCGTCCCCTTCATGGTCATCATGGTCTGTTACTGTCTGATGGCGAGGGCTCTGTGTCGGCCCAGACGGGGGCTTTCGCCCAGCCAGAGGAGCTCACCCTCACGCACCAAGTCCATCAAGCTGattgtggtggtgctggtggtgttCGCCGTGTGTTTTGTACCTTTCCACATCACACGCACCCTCTACTATACCTACCGCGTGCTGGATGCCAAATGTGAATTCCTGAACATCGTTAACTTTGCCTATAAGATCACCAGGCCTCTGGCCAGTGTGAACAGTTGTATTGATCCCCTCCTGTATTTCCTGGCTGGGGATCACTACCGCGCTAAGCTGGTCAAAGCTCTCACTGGTAAGAGACAGACAACCACCAGTCGCTCCGCTGCCTACCTGCAAAACCGCCCCAGTAGCAACCATGAGATCGCCATGGTCTATAAGAACCCAGACTCGAAAGCCAGCGGTGAACCTGAGAGATAG